The following are from one region of the ANME-2 cluster archaeon genome:
- a CDS encoding TIR domain-containing protein: MTMRHNVFVSYHHNDDQRYREQFESICEDVIVSRSVDIGDIDPNANTEYVRQKIRDEYLRDSTVTVVLIGRQTWQRKHVDWEIYSSLRDTQKNPRSGLLGILLPSYDYPEPRKYSPYTVPPRLYDNLKERNDGKKPFAAIHPWSTNPFDIQQWIHEAFHIRDQITPINNRPMYGKNHTGDRWQD, encoded by the coding sequence ATGACTATGAGACATAACGTGTTCGTAAGCTACCATCATAACGATGACCAGAGGTATAGAGAGCAATTTGAAAGTATTTGTGAGGACGTCATCGTATCACGTTCCGTTGATATTGGGGATATTGATCCTAATGCAAACACAGAATATGTTCGTCAGAAGATTAGAGATGAATATCTAAGAGATTCGACCGTTACAGTCGTGTTAATTGGTAGACAGACATGGCAAAGAAAACATGTTGACTGGGAGATTTATTCAAGCTTAAGAGATACACAAAAAAACCCTCGATCAGGACTTCTCGGAATACTTCTACCTTCGTATGATTATCCTGAACCTCGTAAATATTCCCCATATACGGTGCCTCCTCGACTTTATGATAATCTAAAAGAGAGAAACGACGGAAAAAAACCATTCGCGGCAATTCACCCTTGGAGTACGAATCCTTTTGATATCCAACAGTGGATTCACGAGGCGTTTCATATAAGGGACCAAATTACACCGATAAACAATCGTCCTATGTATGGAAAAAACCATACTGGGGACCGATGGCAAGATTAA